In one window of Branchiostoma lanceolatum isolate klBraLanc5 chromosome 15, klBraLanc5.hap2, whole genome shotgun sequence DNA:
- the LOC136420309 gene encoding CUB domain-containing protein 2-like: MLFIISSYTATPTSAPGCGGTLVAPPVGTVTSPNYPNDYGNDENCEWTFTVSEGSSVRLTFHSLNLEDGYDFVKIYDGDSVDVTLLQSLTGALSLKSITSTSNQMLVRFTSDSSITAQGFRFIYSDIWTEITAPSCEGTLTPAGGTVSSPNYPSHYGTEETCEWLITVAAGSTIRLLFDSFNTEENYDFLYIYDRDNEGPTQMQR; encoded by the exons ATGTTATTTATCATCTCCTCATACACAGCAACACCGACCAGTGCTCCTGGATGTGGAGGCACCCTTGTGGCCCCCCCTGTGGGTACTGTGACGTCACCGAACTACCCTAATGACTACGGCAACGATGAGAATTGTGAGTGGACATTTACCGTGTCAGAAGGAAGCAGTGTCCGTCTCACGTTTCACAGCCTAAACCTGGAGGACGGTTATGACTTTGTGAAAATCTACGACGGTGACAGTGTCGACGTTACACTATTGCAGAG CTTGACAGGCGCACTGTCACTGAAATCCATCACCAGCACATCTAACCAGATGCTCGTGAGGTTCACATCTGACAGCAGTATAACGGCCCAGGGGTTCCGTTTCATCTATTCAG ACATATGGACAGAGATCACTGCTCCTAGTTGTGAAGGTACCCTGACGCCTGCTGGAGGCACTGTGTCATCACCGAACTACCCGAGTCACTACGGCACAGAAGAGACTTGTGAGTGGTTGATCACAGTGGCAGCTGGAAGTACAATTCGTCTCTTATTTGACAGTTTCAACACTGAGGAAAATTATGACTTTCTGTACATCTACGATAGAGACAATGAGGGTCCTACACAGATGCAAAGGTAA